The Winogradskyella schleiferi genome has a window encoding:
- a CDS encoding DUF6090 family protein, with protein sequence MKKKLIYAFGEILIVIVGISIAFSMNKCADNSKNAVQKKQYLANLEQDINEDKKQLETNLEQINEKIAISASLIPVLGSNDPQKQTKLRGVYTVARLTSFTPKDFTYQALVNSGDLKLIDNFELKKAIEKHYAKYKAIAKAYERQETINKDYLGNYFIYNTDYDLIREGKSPFKDEKLLKNIMQSIRGSFIIKKEATELGIKSCDSILEVLE encoded by the coding sequence ATGAAAAAGAAACTCATATACGCCTTTGGTGAAATACTTATAGTTATTGTTGGTATCTCGATTGCCTTTAGTATGAATAAATGCGCTGACAATTCGAAAAATGCTGTTCAAAAAAAACAATACCTAGCTAATTTGGAACAAGATATTAATGAAGACAAAAAACAACTGGAAACTAATCTCGAACAAATCAACGAAAAGATTGCAATAAGCGCAAGTCTCATTCCCGTGTTAGGTTCTAACGACCCACAAAAACAAACTAAATTACGTGGTGTATACACGGTTGCCAGACTCACTAGTTTTACTCCAAAAGATTTTACATATCAAGCTTTAGTGAATTCTGGAGATTTAAAACTCATCGATAATTTTGAACTCAAAAAAGCTATTGAAAAACACTACGCGAAATATAAAGCTATAGCAAAGGCTTACGAAAGACAAGAAACTATCAACAAAGACTATTTAGGAAACTATTTTATTTATAATACTGATTATGATTTAATTCGTGAAGGTAAATCCCCTTTTAAAGATGAAAAACTTCTCAAAAACATTATGCAATCCATACGTGGTTCTTTTATCATTAAGAAAGAAGCTACTGAACTTGGGATTAAGAGTTGTGATAGTATTTTGGAGGTTTTGGAGTAA
- a CDS encoding exosortase F system-associated membrane protein — protein MPKLTRYICVVFMFLLLVAIRGFEDELFYDPYLQFFENDYLYMDSPRREIAKLVFNTTLRFAFNSAISLGILYLIFNDKNIIKFSTIIYVTAYILLIIPFLYFVINPTQEDYYMFFNVRRFLIQPIGLILLLPAFYYYKLNR, from the coding sequence ATGCCTAAATTAACCAGATACATATGCGTCGTTTTTATGTTTCTACTTTTGGTGGCGATTAGAGGTTTTGAAGATGAACTGTTCTACGATCCCTACCTTCAGTTTTTCGAAAACGATTATTTATACATGGATAGTCCAAGACGGGAAATAGCGAAGCTGGTTTTCAATACCACATTAAGGTTTGCTTTTAATTCCGCGATTTCCTTAGGCATATTATATCTTATTTTTAACGACAAGAATATCATAAAATTTTCTACCATTATCTATGTTACTGCTTATATTCTGTTGATTATTCCGTTTTTATATTTTGTAATCAATCCAACGCAGGAAGATTATTATATGTTTTTTAATGTGAGACGGTTTTTAATCCAGCCCATTGGATTAATATTGCTGTTGCCAGCTTTCTATTACTATAAACTGAATCGTTGA
- a CDS encoding heavy-metal-associated domain-containing protein codes for MKRIIIILTVLLTTATFAQNKNAKASIEVDGVCGMCKERIEKAAIRTKGVKSAVWNVDTHELKLIFDERKTDLTTISKKIASVGHDTKEIKATEEQYNSMHPCCKYRDEEVQNDHKKEKGQRK; via the coding sequence ATGAAACGTATAATTATAATATTAACCGTATTGCTAACGACAGCAACATTCGCCCAAAACAAAAATGCAAAAGCAAGTATCGAAGTTGATGGTGTTTGCGGTATGTGCAAAGAGCGCATAGAAAAAGCAGCCATTAGAACCAAAGGCGTAAAATCTGCGGTTTGGAATGTGGATACGCATGAGCTTAAACTCATTTTTGATGAGCGTAAAACGGACCTGACCACCATTTCTAAAAAGATAGCCTCAGTTGGTCACGATACCAAAGAAATCAAAGCCACAGAAGAACAATATAACTCCATGCATCCTTGTTGCAAGTATCGTGATGAAGAGGTTCAGAACGATCACAAAAAGGAAAAAGGACAAAGGAAATAA
- a CDS encoding HYC_CC_PP family protein — translation MKISNTHKIFSIALSFLVLFSTLSLTIEKHFCGDTLIDVAIFSESEKCSDDISYSDNDSIMEKSCCKDEIDVIEGLSNVTLNSFEDLDLIQQYLLFAYSYSYINLFEDLSNSIVPHKDYSPPILIKDLQVLDETYLI, via the coding sequence GTGAAAATTTCAAACACACATAAAATCTTTTCCATCGCACTATCATTTTTGGTATTGTTTTCAACATTGTCATTAACGATTGAGAAGCATTTTTGTGGCGATACGTTGATAGATGTGGCTATATTTTCTGAAAGTGAAAAGTGTTCCGATGATATTTCTTATAGCGACAATGATAGTATCATGGAAAAGAGCTGTTGTAAAGATGAGATTGATGTCATTGAAGGCTTGTCTAACGTGACCCTTAATTCGTTTGAAGACTTAGATCTTATTCAGCAATATCTATTATTTGCTTACAGTTATTCCTATATTAACCTTTTTGAGGACTTATCGAACTCGATTGTTCCGCATAAGGATTATTCTCCACCAATACTCATCAAGGATCTTCAGGTTTTAGATGAAACTTACCTTATTTGA
- a CDS encoding heavy-metal-associated domain-containing protein yields MTHTYRVSGMTCNGCKASVEESLSALPNVDIVSVDLESKTATIKMKTHVEVDTLQDVLSDKYKISEQKETNVFNSVSTETNEKKSELKQLFPLFLIFGYIIIASILLNYRPWDSSSFMLDFMGLFYIVFSFFKLLDLKGFPESFRMYDPLAKAVPAYGWIYPFIELTLGLMFLMRFQINIALIVTLIVLGITTVGVTKALFSKTTIQCACLGTALKLPMTKATFIENSIMLVMAFIMLSKTIAA; encoded by the coding sequence ATGACACACACCTATAGAGTTTCAGGTATGACTTGTAACGGTTGTAAAGCTTCAGTTGAAGAATCACTTTCAGCATTACCAAATGTTGATATTGTTTCTGTTGATTTAGAAAGCAAAACAGCCACTATAAAAATGAAAACCCATGTTGAAGTGGACACCCTTCAAGATGTATTATCCGATAAATATAAAATTTCAGAACAAAAGGAGACCAACGTATTTAATTCGGTTTCTACTGAAACTAATGAAAAAAAGAGCGAGCTAAAACAACTGTTTCCGTTGTTTCTAATCTTTGGTTATATCATTATAGCTTCCATTTTATTAAATTATAGGCCTTGGGATTCCTCTAGCTTTATGCTCGATTTTATGGGCTTGTTTTACATTGTTTTTAGTTTTTTCAAATTATTGGACTTAAAAGGCTTTCCAGAAAGTTTTAGAATGTACGATCCTTTGGCAAAGGCAGTTCCAGCTTATGGTTGGATCTATCCTTTTATTGAGCTAACCTTGGGCTTAATGTTTTTAATGCGCTTTCAAATTAATATCGCGCTAATTGTAACACTTATAGTTTTAGGGATTACAACTGTTGGAGTAACCAAAGCATTGTTTAGTAAAACAACCATTCAATGTGCATGTTTGGGTACCGCCTTAAAATTACCAATGACCAAAGCGACTTTTATTGAAAATTCCATTATGCTTGTAATGGCCTTCATAATGTTATCTAAAACCATTGCGGCATGA
- a CDS encoding TonB-dependent receptor, which produces MRKFIILIVLCPIYLFSQDQLKGIVLEASSAKEMPLPGANVYWSGSSVGAITADDGTFSLPYKFSYNELVISYVGFKTDTITVNENKYIKHVLEASDELDAVVVKSRNQATSKSYLKATNTLFVSSDELLKAACCNLSESFETNPSIDVNFADAVSGTRQIKMLGLNSPYILIATENIPAIRGASQAYGLSFIPGTWVESIQITKGTGSVVNGFESIAGQINAELVKPSTDNRLFVNLYGASSERLELNTHLNTKVSDKWSTGLYLHGNTHQQKHDVNDDGFLDMPLYNQINVMNRWQYTNPEKGVVSFINFRYLNDEKQAGQVNFDPERDRATTNFWGSEINTERFEVTTKLGYVNPEIPYQSIGFQTAFSHHKQDSYFGLNLYDIQHNSFYSNLVYNTIISDSRHKVKTGLSFTYDHYDELVNTDTYERTENSVGGFFEYAYDNLDKLTMTAGVRVDQHNRLGFFVTPRLHVRYTPWGKSAWRFSVGRGKRSANIFAENQNMFASSRQINILNSGGKIYGLDPEIAWNYGISYLQGFNLFERKADITFDFYRTDFKNQVVVDWENPYEINFYNLEGDSYANSFQFEFNYNVFEHFDIRTAYKYYDIKTDYNSGKLEKPLIPKHRLFANASYETNQKENGAQWKFDATYNWLDSQRFPSTDLSPVEFQLDDYSPTVGTLNLQVTKVFSPKFEVYLGGENVTNVRQGNPIVSAENPFGSNFDSNFVYGPIFGSMYYAGLRYKLK; this is translated from the coding sequence ATGAGAAAGTTCATAATCTTAATAGTACTTTGCCCTATATATCTATTCTCGCAAGACCAATTAAAAGGAATTGTTTTAGAAGCGAGTAGTGCTAAAGAAATGCCTTTGCCTGGGGCAAATGTGTATTGGTCAGGATCTTCAGTTGGAGCCATCACAGCAGATGATGGCACATTTTCGCTACCTTATAAATTCTCATATAATGAATTGGTAATTAGTTATGTGGGTTTTAAAACGGATACGATTACGGTTAACGAAAACAAGTATATAAAACATGTACTTGAGGCTTCGGATGAACTAGATGCTGTGGTGGTAAAATCGAGAAATCAAGCCACTTCAAAATCATATTTAAAAGCGACCAACACCCTTTTTGTGAGTAGTGACGAACTGTTAAAGGCGGCTTGTTGCAACCTTTCCGAAAGTTTTGAAACTAACCCGTCTATCGATGTGAATTTCGCAGATGCGGTTTCTGGAACACGTCAGATAAAAATGTTGGGTTTAAACTCACCTTATATATTAATTGCGACTGAGAATATTCCGGCAATTCGTGGTGCTTCACAGGCATATGGATTGAGTTTTATTCCTGGAACTTGGGTAGAAAGTATTCAAATTACCAAAGGCACGGGAAGTGTGGTCAATGGTTTTGAAAGTATTGCTGGCCAAATCAATGCTGAATTGGTAAAACCTTCCACAGACAATCGCTTATTCGTAAATCTATATGGAGCATCAAGTGAACGTTTGGAGTTGAATACGCACCTAAATACAAAAGTTTCCGATAAGTGGAGTACAGGTTTGTATTTGCATGGCAACACGCATCAGCAAAAACATGATGTCAATGACGACGGATTTTTAGATATGCCATTATACAATCAAATCAACGTTATGAACCGTTGGCAATATACCAATCCTGAAAAAGGGGTGGTTAGTTTTATTAATTTTAGATATCTCAATGACGAAAAACAAGCAGGACAAGTCAATTTTGATCCAGAAAGAGATAGAGCAACTACTAATTTTTGGGGAAGTGAAATCAATACAGAACGTTTCGAAGTGACCACTAAACTCGGTTACGTAAATCCTGAAATCCCCTACCAAAGTATTGGTTTTCAGACCGCGTTTAGCCATCATAAACAAGATTCGTATTTCGGTTTGAACCTGTACGATATTCAACATAATAGTTTTTATTCCAACTTGGTGTATAACACGATTATTTCAGATTCTCGGCATAAAGTAAAAACAGGATTGAGTTTTACCTACGATCATTATGATGAGTTGGTAAATACAGATACCTACGAACGTACCGAAAATTCAGTCGGAGGATTTTTTGAATATGCTTATGATAATTTAGATAAACTGACCATGACAGCTGGTGTGCGCGTCGATCAGCATAACAGACTTGGATTTTTTGTAACGCCACGTTTACACGTGCGTTATACGCCTTGGGGGAAATCGGCGTGGCGATTTTCTGTCGGTCGCGGGAAACGAAGTGCCAATATTTTTGCAGAAAACCAAAATATGTTTGCGAGTTCTAGACAAATCAATATTTTGAATTCAGGTGGAAAAATTTATGGTTTAGATCCTGAAATTGCATGGAATTATGGAATTAGTTATTTACAAGGCTTCAATTTATTCGAGAGAAAAGCAGATATCACTTTTGATTTTTATAGAACCGATTTTAAAAATCAAGTAGTTGTCGATTGGGAAAATCCTTATGAAATTAATTTTTATAATTTGGAAGGCGATAGTTATGCCAATAGCTTTCAGTTTGAATTTAATTATAATGTTTTTGAGCATTTTGATATTAGAACTGCTTATAAATATTACGATATTAAAACGGATTATAATTCTGGCAAATTGGAAAAGCCGTTAATTCCAAAACATCGGTTGTTTGCCAATGCCTCTTATGAAACAAATCAAAAAGAAAATGGTGCTCAATGGAAATTTGATGCGACTTATAATTGGTTGGATTCGCAGCGTTTTCCGAGTACGGATTTAAGTCCTGTAGAATTTCAGCTAGATGATTATTCGCCAACCGTTGGAACATTGAATTTACAAGTCACGAAAGTATTTTCTCCTAAATTTGAAGTATATTTAGGTGGAGAAAACGTGACCAACGTAAGACAAGGCAATCCAATTGTAAGTGCGGAAAACCCATTTGGTTCAAATTTTGATAGTAATTTTGTCTACGGCCCCATTTTTGGAAGTATGTATTACGCAGGATTACGATATAAACTGAAATAA